agtgtcacatgatccttcagaaatcattctaatatgctgatttggtgcttattatcaatgttgaaaaaacagttgtaatacttgttttttcatgattctttgatatatagaaagttcaaaagttttgtaaTAATCTTTATTGTTCCATATGAGCAATTTAATATATagatgctaaataaaagtatttttctccaCAGATGTGGTGGAACCGTAGGTGCCATCATGACCTGCCCCCTGGAGGTGTTAAAAACCAGACTACAATCATCTGGCCTCACCCTCAGACCTGTTTTCCAGGTTCAGCTGGGTACAGTCAATGGGGCTGGCGTCATTAGACCAGGACCCGTCACCCCTAGCCTGCTACAGGTGTTACGGTAAGCAAGGAAGTACAAACAATATGACACATTCATCCACCCTGAACGTTAATGTGCCTAAGCATAAATCCGGAAACTCTGTGGGGCGGCACCGTTTGACGTCTGAAGTCTGTTATGTGGATGCATTTAGCAACTGGATTTGATCTCCTAAATCAAAGCAGATTAAAGCAGCTCTTATCCTGCTGTTAGCTACAGCAGTTGATGATGATAAGGGGTGGCTTTGCCTTATGTAAAGGCACAAGAGTTTGTAAGTGTCGCTGTGAATGTCTATTTTGGGTAATTGGGCACAGCATGGCATTGCTCGCAGGAACCGGCACCGTCACATGATGCCGCCTTGCTGTGCTCAGATTACTAGACGCAAACTCAAGGTGTCCCTTACTAAGCGTCTCTGAGGGAGTGTCAGGGTCTGTTTGACTTCCAAAACCACAAGAGAGACATTTCAATTTAGTTGAACTCTTCAGTATCTATCTTGGCAAAAGGACACCATGTTTAGCCTTGTTTCTTCATGAGGAAGCAATTGCCCTGTGACTCATTTTTTTGTGGTGAAAAAAGTGGCTTTTCCTTTTAGGAAGTGATATTATTAATGTGTAATGACAAAAAGGACTCGAGGAAAGTCACTTCGTGAGAAGCATGATTCATCACTGTCAACACGCAGCATTTGTCTGATTGAGAGGGGGTTGTTTCTTATGGGTGGATTCTAAAGGAAATGAATAACCATAAAGGTGTCATTAGTTTTGCAGCATAATTGCAGTGTTTAAAACAAGCTGTGTTGGTGGATTACAGACTTGTTTGTGCAATCTGACTGAAATGCGAAGCCACACGCTAGTGTTACATCTGTCTAAATCTCATCTCTTTGTCCTCTTCAGGTCAATTCTAGAGAAAGAAGGACCAAAATCTCTATTCAGAGGATTGGGCCCAAATCTTGTTGGTGTTGCACCCTCAAGGTAATTGTTCAATTCAGTTTGTGCAAGTTAAGGTTAGATTATAAATTATTGACACTACTGGTTAATTTGTTATACTTGCATGTatacatacagtgggtacggaaagtattcagacccccttaaatgtttcactctttgttatattgcagccatttgctaaactcatttaagttcattttttttcctcattaatgtacacacagcaccccatattgacagaaaaacacagaattgttgacatttttgcagatttattaaaaaagaaaaactgaaatatcacatggtcctaagtattcagaccctttgctcagtatttagtagaagcacccttttgatctaatacagccatgagtctttttgggaaagatgcaacaagtttttcacacctggatttggggatcctctgccattcctccttgcagatcctctccagttctgtcaggttggatggtaaacgttggtggacagccatttttaggtctctccagagatgctcaattgggtttaagtcagggctccggctgggccattcaagaacagtcacagagttgttgtgaagccactccttcgttattttagctgtgtgcttaggttcattgtcttgttggaaggtaaaccttcggcccagtctgaggtcctgagcactctggagaaagttttagtccaggatatccctgtacttggccgcattcatctttccctcgattgcaaccagttgttctgtccctgcagctgaaaaacacccccacagcatgatgctgccaccaccatgcttcactgttgggactgtattggacaggtgatgagcagtgcctggttttctccacacataccgcttagaattaaggccaaaaagctctatcttggtctcatcaaaccagagaatcttatttctcaccatcttggagtccttcaggtgttttttagcaaactccatgtgaAGAGGCTTCCATCGGGGCACTCTGCCATAAATCCCcaactggtggagggctgcagtgatggttgactttctacaactttctcccatctcccgactgcatctctggagctcagccacagtgatctttgggttcttctttacctctctcaccaaggctcttctcccccgatagctcagtttggccggacggccagctctaggaagtgTTCTGGCCGTCccgaacgtcttccatttaaggattttggaggccactgtgctcttaggaaccttaagtgcagcagaaattttttgtaaccttggccagatctgtgccttgccacaattctgtctccgagctcttcaggcagttcctttgacctcatgattatcatttgcactgtgagctgtaaggtcttatatagacaggtgtgtggctttcctaatcaagtccagtcagtataatcaaacacagttggactcaaatgaaggtgtagaaccatctcaaggatgatcagaagaaatggacagtacctgagttaaatatatgagtgtcacagcaaagggtctgaatacttaggaccatgcgatatttcagtttttcttttttaataaatctgcaaaaatgtcaacaattctgtgtttttctgtcaatatggggtgctgtgtgtacattcatgaggaaaaaaatgaacttaaatgattttagcaaatggctgcaatataacaaagagtgaaaaatttaagggggtctgaatactttccgtacccactgtacatAATCagtcaaaaattatttaatgtttttaaagtctcttctgctcaccaagcctgaatttatttgatccaaatatagcaaaacaggtacagtttttaaatatttgcactatttaaaataacagaatccTAAaacaaatgtactcaactgttctaaatattgatgatgataacaataataataataaatttttcttgaacagcaaatcagcatattataatggtttctgaaggatcatgtgacactgaagactggagaaatgatgctgaaaattttgctttgatcacaggagcaaattaaataaattaaatgcaggcttgttgagcagaagagaattcttttcaaatatcaaaaatcttactgtttaaaaacttttgactggtagttacTGGTAGTAAAATGAACATGGAAAATTATTGCCAGTATTGTGTTTGCGTCATTCCTCAAAGGGTCAGTGACATGAATATTGACAAGGCATAAAACAGTAAAGATACTTCCTGACTAAGAGCTGACTTTTGGTTGGATATAGTCCAGTAGtaacagttgttgttttttatttacgtGAGGAAAAAGAGTTTGTCTTAAGACGAGATAAAATGTGCCTACTTTATTAGAggatgatattattattattatattttaaaaaatatatttttctacctaacaataaaaatgccttttcttgtagctttaattttcaattagggaaaaaaaagttgGTGAATGAGtttagtcaattttttttttttccccacgtACATCATATGCACAATAATAATGTACCCTTTTCACAAGGCTGTGATGACAGGCTTCATCGGTTGTCAGCATCATGAAACCACCAaatttatctttatattttccttttgtaaaaaaatgatttctttttattatattaccttttgattaaaaaaaaaaaaacaagttaaccCTAAagcgagggtgtttctaataaAGTGGGACTACTATGGGAGTGGTAgtaattttaatatcttttttctTGCTTCTGGCTACTGTTATCAGTCTCTCTatttcccccctttttttgAAAGCTAAAACACTAttgtggagtttttttttttttttttttttttttttttgctatttgagcaaaagggaatgcaaaaaatatatttgccgTAGTCTCCCATTGACTGCTGTAGATGTTTACCCAACTGTGATGACTTTGCTACTGAGAAACCTGGAAATGAGAAAAAGGTCCAAACTAATGTACAATAATAAAACCACAATATAATGGTTCACTAAATTTCTCCATAACAGTCACTGTACCTTTCCTTGTCATTTTGTTTGAATAAGAAAAGAATAGCTGATGTTTAAATAAGGTACAGAAGTGACATGTATTAAGTAATAAgtattgtttgttagtttaTTCTTGAGAATTGCTCTTAGGAACAATTCTCACGCTAGATTACTAAATTACATtcgaattaaaatgaattaagcaagctactatttttttttttttcccccacactCCTTCAGGCTatagttactccctaaaaatgTGGTCATTGTTTCTCACAGTCATCATGGCATTAGATCTGGTTGCTTATTCAGCTCTTTGTGCAGTCTGTTCCAGACATTCAGCAAAGAGAACGGACCGCACTGTCAGGAACTCTCCCTGCAAGCTGTTTGGCTTGATAAAACATTGGCAGCCTTTCAGTGCCAATGGcctttttcatattaaaatgaacTCTGCACTGTCATGCATGGAGAGAGGAAGCAGGGGGTGTTGAGTTCAGCAGAGTAAAGGTGCTGATGTTCTGTTGTCCTTCTGTTTTCTTCAGGGCCATCTATTTTGCAGCTTATTCAAAGTCTAAAGAGACTTTCAATGGCATCTTTGTCCCAAACAGTGGAATCGTCCACATGTCTTCAGCCGGCTTTGCAGGTGCTTTAAGcttgttaaaaaacatttatgcaaCATTGCTGATAACGTTTCCCAGAACCTGAGTGAAATTTATACAACTGTTTGATGATTGCAAAGAAGAGTGGGTGTTTGAATATctaattgcattgttttttttttttttttttttttttttttttttacagcattcGTCACAAATTCCCTGATGAATCCCATCTGGATGGTCAAAACAAGAATGCAGCTTGAGAAAAAGTATGTTAATGCTGTAGACTTTCACCCTGGTTAATTCTCAACAGGGAAATTGCACGAGGACATGACACACATCTATATCAGATCCCTGCGTGTGAGATCTAACACACCCCGTGATACCGTGACGATAATGAGTTTTTTAGGAGGGGGGATGTATAAACTATTAGCACTGTCTGTGTTACGCAAGTGTCATGATTATTAGCATGTGATCCAGTCTGCTACAGTACAAATATCCACCTTGACACGGCCGTCGAGGCTTAGCAGGCATGTTCTATATTTATGCTATTAAGAACACCAGCAGTAAACTGCCAGAGTCAGATGAGAAAAGTATGTCAGATGGTACAGTCTGAAAATAGCCTGGCATTTAATTCTCCCTCCAGCTCTACACGCAAACCACGTTGTGCAATGTAAATTAAAGTTGCAAATGAACCTTTCAAAGTCTTTGACCTTGAATTAAGTATTCGGTGCCTGAGCTTTGTTTTGAAAAGCAGAAGTGTTACCTCACAACTAATCGTGTTAAATTCTTGACCTTTGTAATCCATATCTTCCAGCTCACCTGACCGACTGTCTCTTTGTCCACCAGGGCACGTGGGGAGAAGAAAATGAACGCGTTCCAGTGTGCGCGGTATGTGTACAAGACAGAAGGCATGCGAGGTTTTTACCGGGGCCTGACGGCGTCGTACGCCGGCATCTCTGAGACCATGATCTGCTTCCTCATTTACGAGACACTGAAGAAGTACCTAGCGCAGAGACGATTCACCACACCTGACACTGACACAGAAAAAGGGGCCTCAGATTTTCTGGGGCTTATGGTTGCTGCTGCATTTGCCAAGGGTTGCGCCTCCTGCATAGCTTATCCACATGGTAGGTTGTTATTACCTGTCAACCAGTGTAAACCAGCATCAGCCAGTCTGTGTCTAAAGATAAACATAGGTTGCTTCATGTTTATCGGTAGGACTTGCACTTTTATGAGAATGCATTTTATAtccattaaaatgttatatgaagTTTTATTGGTCATTACCACAACATGCAGTTATTCCCAATGGGAtgaattgctaaaaaaaaacacccgtGAAGAACCTGTTAAGGTTATAattattaactttaaaatggataaggaaataataaatgtacttaaaaCATGACGTTAAAGACAATTACATTGCaaagttattttgaactttttcacaaaaaaaaaaaatctaaatatattcatgatgcatataaaaaaataaataataataatatatatatatatatatatatattaaatataaagaaatactTAGTTatacaaaactatatatatatatatataaatataaatataaatatataaattttattatttaaaaaaacttctgTTTTTGTGACTGAAATAATggcaaattcagttttgttatcACAGGattaaaaattagattaaaaaagaaaatgattattttaaattgtaatatttcacaatattaataatatagctgtaattatacattttttgatcaaataaattcagcgttcttttcattctttaaaaaaaaaaaaataaaataaaataaattttatatatatatatatatatatatatatatatatatatatatatatatataataccatccccaaacttttgaatggtagtgtataaatatttaatgaaaggAAAAGGGAAAAAGTCACTTTTTAACAaaagatattatgtttttatacactactgttcaaaaggggtcagcaagattttaaaaatatatactttctaTCAGCAAGGATACatgaaattaatcaaaagtgatggtaaagataattttagtgctgtcaaacgattaatcactattatttgcatccaaaataaaagtttgttcacataatatatgtgtatatttatgtatatataaatacacacacatagtatatattttgaaaatatttacatgtactcatttatataattgatattatattttaaaaaaaattatatataaacatatcatttttcttaaatatatacatgcatgtgtgtgtatttatatatacataataaatatacagtacacacacatatagtacataactattttatattttggatgcgattaaatcgtgattaatcatttgacagcactaataattttacaaaagttttttttatttaaaatcagttCATTCAATTTGATATTGCATAAGGATTTGCAGAAACTTCTACATCTCCTCATTTTACTGATCAACTTTTCTTGGTGTGTTTTCCAGAGGTCATTCGGACAAGACTAAGAGAAGAGGGGAGCAAATACAAGTACTTCTTTCAGACGGCGCGCCTTGTGGCGGTGGAAGAGGGATACGCAGCTTTTTACAGAGGACTCATTCCACAGCTCATCAGACAGATCCCCAACACAGCCATAGTGCTGTCCACCTATGAGCTCATTGTCCATCTGCTGGGTGAACCCTCCAAATAAAGCTGCACACAACAAGCACAAAGATACTTTTGACCCGCAGCTAAAGTGGACAGAAAAAAATTCACTGCGGACAGGGATGTTTATTTGACTTACCCAAAGActttaaatagctttttttttattttatgttgaatgCATATGATATCAGAActgttttgcttgtttgtgtGTTATGTAAGTGGCGCATATTGCATAGCTACTCCAAGATGTTTCTGTATACTGTATCAGTGTACAGCAGAATGTCCTTTCAATAGTGCTTTTAAGTTAactaaattattgttattataagtAGCGGAGTTCGGTTGTAGCCTGTTGAATTTTTTGGATCTATGATATGGTACATGTTAAAGAGCTTTGGAGTTAATCATTAGTGGATCCGggttttattattacattcttGGAAAGAATGCATATGATACTGTAATGGGGGCGTAGAATAGCTTGTTAGGAGCCGACAAGCTCACGTtgcaatattttgtaatactttcCTGCTTTATGACAACTAGTAGCACTGGAATCTGACCAATCAATTCCATTCACCTCTTTACTAGAAACCTTTCATCTGTTTACTTCGTTACGTTGTTCATCTTTTACAGGAAAGGAGGGCCTTGATGCATATGCTGCTGTTggtttaatgaaataaattatgattatttttttgtgcagaTGAAATGAGCCACGTAAATAAATACGCCTTTTTAAGTTTGTTTGGATGAGTATATGACTGTTGGCAAGACTTTGAAAACAAAGGAAGCATCAATAATCCTAGGAACCCAGCTGTGTACTTGAATGTTCCAAAACATGAGCAAATCAACATGATCTTTGAGCCTCATAGTAGTAGATGTCCTATCTCTTGTAACACAATGCAGTGCAAAGTGAGAGGCACATACGAATCGGTTGTTTTGTTGAAGATAACATTCAAGTTATGTCAACAttcagttgaggtcaaacgtttagatacaccttgcagaatctgcaaaatgcatgttattatatatatatatatttttcttgtttagtactgacttgaatgactatgattttgagatccatcctttcacactaaggacaactgagggactcctatgcaacaattacagaagtttcaaatgctcactgattcttcagaaggaaaagcattaagagccaggggtgtaaacttttgaacaaaatgaagatgtgtacattgtTCCTATTTTGCCTAcatatcttatttttttcatttagtattggccttcagaagctacagaaggcACTTACATcattcccagaagacaaaataacttaaatttaccctgatcttcaaattccaaaagttttcaatccccagctcttaatgcattgtgtttccttatgacacatcagtgagtgtttgaaccttctgtaatagttgcatatgagtccctcagttgtcctcagtgtgaaaatatggatcttaTAACTTacacagtcattgtttgaaagggttcaaatacacaaaaatgctgaaggctttttctgaagaacagtgggctgtttaacagttcaggactaacaaggggctcatgaacaactattactaaacaaaaaaacaaaacatcatttaGTAACAACACAATTTTAAGAAtcaaattcagtcattattttctcttgtggactatatgtaaatatcttttatgtgaaatatcctattcaggtcagtactaaatataaataaaaataacatgcatatttGTAAGTCAGTaacattctgcagattctgcaaggtgtgtgtaatcTTTTGACCTTTTAAGCATGTTATCTTATGTTATGATTTAGCAAGATAAGAATCCACTGTTCGGAAAACAGGTTTTTAGCATGTCGTAATATCTTTGTAAAGCTTGTGAATGGCTGTTACTTACGTTGCCTCAAGAGGGCAGGTTTATACTTTATAAACCTTCACTTTCTTGATCAGgcaagattttatttattgaattcaTGGCGTATAGTAGTAATTACAGGAAAGGTAAACAGAGCTAGAACAGATAAAGATAattgtttaatgttaaaaatgcaatatatatatatatatatatatatatatatatatatatatatatatatatatataaatactaaatgTATTGTGCAACAGGTATGGAGtctacaaaataatattatgcaaaaatatttcattttttatttaggaaCAGATAACTTATGTTATTCCATCgattcattatatatttaaatttgacattttaatgttttacatatttaaaatatttgatttaaacaattaacacgtaataatgtacattattattatatattattattattattattattaattttccgTTGAGAAgtgcaacttttattttgacagctgTTTGACCGCTTTCATGACCTGGATATGACCATGTTGTAGATTGATGTGCGCTTCTGTCGCCGCATGCACTACTTCCAGCGTGTGGCTTCTTGCAAATAACACTACAGTCAATATCCCGTTTTTTACAATGGAGACCTTTAACCAAATACTGTTACAGTACCCGCCATTTGTAGTCGGAGGTGTCGGAGCAACAGCGATAGCTGCAGGAGGAGCGCTCATCTATAGAATTGCAACCAGGTATTGTTTCCCTGCCCATAAGATGTCGCTGGGCCTCGTATAACAGACGTGAATATCTAGCTAAGTCTACAAAATAGACTGCATTTTCGCGGTTTCCTCTATAGTTGTCGTGCACTGGCAGTAGTAGCATTTCATTTCGGCTGAAAAATACTCGTGCGGAATTATTGAACGGAGCGCGGGTTATACAAACAAGCCCGCGAGATTTAGTAAAATGGATAAGGCGAGTC
Above is a window of Labeo rohita strain BAU-BD-2019 chromosome 23, IGBB_LRoh.1.0, whole genome shotgun sequence DNA encoding:
- the slc25a33 gene encoding solute carrier family 25 member 33; this translates as MAQKDTLLHLFAGGCGGTVGAIMTCPLEVLKTRLQSSGLTLRPVFQVQLGTVNGAGVIRPGPVTPSLLQVLRSILEKEGPKSLFRGLGPNLVGVAPSRAIYFAAYSKSKETFNGIFVPNSGIVHMSSAGFAAFVTNSLMNPIWMVKTRMQLEKKARGEKKMNAFQCARYVYKTEGMRGFYRGLTASYAGISETMICFLIYETLKKYLAQRRFTTPDTDTEKGASDFLGLMVAAAFAKGCASCIAYPHEVIRTRLREEGSKYKYFFQTARLVAVEEGYAAFYRGLIPQLIRQIPNTAIVLSTYELIVHLLGEPSK